CGCCGCCGTCTCCTCCGAAAGGGCGGCCTCCAGCGCGTCGAGATCGACCCGCCCGTCCTCGCCGGAGGGCAGTTCGACCACGTCGTAGCCGCCCAGCGCGGCGCTCGCGAAGTTCGTCCCGTGGGCGGCGTCGGGGATCACGACCTCGGTTCGCTCGTCCTCGCGCGATTCGTGGTAGGCCTTCGCGATCAGGATGCCGACGAACTCGCCGGCCGCACCCGCGGGCGGCTGGAGGGTGACGGCGTCCATCCCACCGATCCGGGCGAGTTGACTCTCCAACCTGGCGAGCAGTTCGAGCGTGCCCTGGACGCTCTCGGGCGAGCGATCCGGGTGGACGCCCGCCGACGGCAGCGCTGCGACGTCCTCGGTGAACTTCGGGTTGTACTTCATCGTGCAGCTTCCCAATGGATAGGGACCGCTATCGACCCCGTAGTTCATCTGGCTGAGTCGGGTGTAGTGGCGCGCGAGTTCGGGTTCCGAGAGTTCCGGCAGCGAAAGCGAGTCGCGTTTCAGGTCGTCGGGTAGCGGGACGTCGTCGGTGTCGATGGTCTCCTCGCTTTTCTCCGAGAGTAGCGGCTCGTAGCCGTCCTCGTCCGTGTTCCAGCGTGCTTGCGTGTAGTCGAGCGTCATTTGGCGGCCTCCCTGAAGGCGGTGACCAGCGCGTCCGTTTTCCCTCGATTCGTCTCGGTCACACACAGTTGGACGAGGTGCTTGTCGACCGCGTGGACCGCGAAGCCGTACTCCTCGAGCGTTTCGCGTACGGCGGGTGCCGGCTGGTCGGTCCGGGCGACGAACTCTCGGAAGTGATGCCGGTCGTGGACCGGGGCTTGTACTCCGACGATGTCGTCGAGGCGCTCGGCCAACTCGACGGGCGCTTCGAGACATTCGCGGGCGAGCTCTACGAGCCCCGAGGGACCGAGCGAGGCGGCGTGGATCGCGGTCCGCAGCGCGACCCACGCCTGGTTCGTACAGATGTTCGAGGTCGCGCGCTCCCGGCGGATGTGCTGTTCACGCGTCTGGAGGGTCAGCGTGTAGGTGCGCTCGCCCGCGGCGTCGGTACTCGCACCGACCAGTCGTCCCGGAACCTGCCGGACGAACGCCTCGCGGGTGGCGAAAAGCCCGAGTCCCATCCCGTAGCTCGTGCCCAATCCGAGGGTCGCGGCGTCGCCGATCACGACGTCCGCGCCGATGTTCTTGGGTTGTTCGAGCACCGACAGCGCGATCGGGTCCGAACCGAGGGTAAAGAGCGCGTCGTTGTCGTGTGCGAGCTCCGCGATCCTGCCCAGGTCCTCCTCGATAGTTCCTCGAACGGTGGGGCTTTCGGCGTAGATCATCATCGTCTCCTCGCTTGCGAGCTCCGCGAGCGCCTCCCTGTCTGCGTTCGCGTCGTCGTTCGGGTACGTCTCGACCGCGAGCCCCACACCCTCGGTGTAGTTCTCGAGGACCGAGCGGCGTTCGTCTCTCATGAGGTCGGGAACCAGAA
The genomic region above belongs to Halalkalicoccus subterraneus and contains:
- a CDS encoding PLP-dependent transferase; amino-acid sequence: MLVELTGLEIANCSMYDAATALGEAATLADRVRETSGSTVLVPDLMRDERRSVLENYTEGVGLAVETYPNDDANADREALAELASEETMMIYAESPTVRGTIEEDLGRIAELAHDNDALFTLGSDPIALSVLEQPKNIGADVVIGDAATLGLGTSYGMGLGLFATREAFVRQVPGRLVGASTDAAGERTYTLTLQTREQHIRRERATSNICTNQAWVALRTAIHAASLGPSGLVELARECLEAPVELAERLDDIVGVQAPVHDRHHFREFVARTDQPAPAVRETLEEYGFAVHAVDKHLVQLCVTETNRGKTDALVTAFREAAK